The following proteins are co-located in the Microvirga ossetica genome:
- a CDS encoding RsmB/NOP family class I SAM-dependent RNA methyltransferase produces MAVTETMKRRVPLDDVMEELSRAENLSARDEALARAIAIVTFRRLGTLGHALRERLNKPPKDERLMHLLAIGAAQILFLDVPDHAAVDSAVQLAQDDPKLHHAGGFINAVLRRVARERDQILEQDDPWLDTPTWLEQRWIAQYGEPLAAQIVEAHRAMASVDVTVKADLEAWAERLGGVLLPTGSIRLVERTAIRELPGYEDGEWWVQDAAAALPARLLQAKPGERIADLCAAPGGKTAQLAAAGAEVLAVDRSAKRLERLAENLARLHLKAETKALDAEKLDAEPFDAILLDAPCSATGTIRRHPDVAWTKSEEDIRKLSGLQTRLLDKAAGLLKPGGRLVYCTCSLEAEEGERQAEAFLARHPDFARKPVTPDEIGGFSECITPQGDLRTLPSHLVLADHDRSGLDGFFVARFVHKGS; encoded by the coding sequence ATGGCGGTGACGGAGACCATGAAGCGGCGCGTGCCGCTCGACGACGTCATGGAGGAGCTGTCCCGCGCGGAAAATCTCTCCGCCCGCGACGAGGCGCTCGCCCGCGCCATCGCCATCGTCACCTTCCGGCGCCTGGGCACTCTCGGCCACGCCTTAAGGGAACGGCTCAACAAGCCGCCCAAGGACGAGCGCCTGATGCATCTGCTCGCCATCGGCGCCGCGCAAATCCTGTTTCTCGACGTGCCGGACCATGCCGCCGTCGACAGCGCGGTGCAGCTCGCCCAGGACGATCCCAAGCTCCATCACGCCGGCGGCTTCATCAATGCCGTCCTGCGCCGTGTCGCCCGCGAGCGCGATCAGATCCTTGAACAGGACGATCCCTGGCTCGATACCCCCACCTGGCTCGAGCAGCGCTGGATCGCGCAATACGGAGAGCCGCTCGCCGCGCAGATCGTCGAGGCGCACCGCGCCATGGCCTCCGTCGATGTGACGGTGAAGGCGGATCTGGAAGCCTGGGCCGAGCGCCTCGGCGGCGTGCTTCTGCCCACCGGCAGCATCCGCCTCGTCGAGCGCACCGCGATCCGCGAGCTCCCCGGTTACGAAGACGGCGAATGGTGGGTGCAGGATGCGGCCGCCGCCCTCCCCGCCCGCCTGCTCCAGGCGAAGCCCGGCGAGCGCATCGCCGACCTCTGCGCCGCGCCCGGCGGCAAGACCGCGCAGCTCGCAGCGGCCGGCGCCGAGGTGCTCGCGGTCGACCGCTCGGCCAAGCGGCTGGAGCGGCTCGCGGAAAACCTCGCCCGCCTGCATCTGAAGGCCGAGACCAAGGCCCTCGATGCGGAAAAGCTCGATGCTGAGCCCTTCGACGCGATCCTGCTCGACGCCCCCTGCTCGGCCACCGGCACCATCCGCCGCCATCCGGACGTAGCCTGGACCAAAAGCGAGGAAGACATCCGCAAGCTCTCGGGCCTTCAGACCCGCCTGCTCGACAAGGCGGCAGGACTGCTCAAGCCCGGCGGGCGGCTGGTCTACTGCACCTGCTCGCTCGAAGCCGAGGAAGGCGAGCGTCAGGCAGAGGCCTTCCTGGCCCGCCATCCCGACTTCGCCCGCAAGCCCGTCACTCCCGACGAGATCGGCGGGTTTTCCGAATGCATCACGCCGCAGGGCGACCTGCGCACCCTGCCGAGCCATCTGGTCCTCGCAGACCATGACCGCTCCGGCCTCGACGGCTTCTTTGTCGCACGTTTTGTGCACAAAGGATCGTAG
- the htpX gene encoding zinc metalloprotease HtpX produces MNTVKTGMLLAGLMALFGVVGYFLGGGTGMMIALGLGLATNVFAYWNSDRLALAAHHAVEVDERTAPELVHMVRDLAGRAGLPMPRVYLIDNPQPNAFATGRNPENAAVAATTGLLHMLSHDEVAAVMAHELAHIKNRDTLIMTVSATIAGAIATLAQFGFLFGGRGENRPNPIVMLATALLAPFAAMIIQMAISRSREYDADKLGAEISGQPLSLASALARIAGGVAHIPNMDAERHPASASLFIINPLSGRGVDNLFSTHPATENRIAALHALAQEMGTPAQPPGFFQQRSSSPWGSTGGSTGTRRGPWG; encoded by the coding sequence ATGAACACCGTCAAGACCGGAATGCTGCTGGCAGGCCTGATGGCCCTGTTTGGCGTGGTCGGCTACTTTCTCGGCGGTGGGACCGGCATGATGATCGCGTTGGGCTTAGGCCTTGCGACCAACGTCTTCGCCTATTGGAATTCCGACCGCTTGGCGCTCGCCGCCCACCACGCGGTGGAAGTGGACGAGCGCACCGCGCCGGAGTTGGTCCATATGGTGCGCGACCTTGCAGGACGGGCCGGGCTGCCCATGCCGCGGGTCTACCTGATCGACAACCCGCAGCCCAATGCCTTCGCCACCGGGCGCAACCCGGAGAATGCGGCGGTGGCGGCCACCACGGGCCTGCTGCACATGCTCTCCCATGACGAGGTGGCGGCCGTGATGGCGCACGAGCTTGCGCATATCAAGAACCGCGATACGCTCATCATGACCGTAAGCGCCACCATCGCCGGCGCCATCGCGACGCTGGCGCAGTTCGGCTTCCTCTTCGGCGGCCGGGGCGAGAACCGGCCGAACCCCATCGTGATGCTGGCCACCGCCCTGCTCGCGCCGTTCGCCGCCATGATCATCCAGATGGCGATCAGCCGTTCGCGGGAATACGACGCCGACAAGCTCGGCGCCGAGATCAGCGGCCAGCCGCTGTCGCTCGCCTCGGCGCTCGCGCGCATCGCCGGCGGCGTGGCGCATATTCCCAACATGGACGCGGAGCGCCATCCGGCCTCGGCCTCGCTCTTCATCATCAACCCGCTCTCGGGGCGGGGCGTGGACAACCTGTTCTCGACCCACCCCGCGACGGAAAACCGGATTGCGGCCCTGCACGCTTTGGCGCAGGAGATGGGCACGCCGGCGCAGCCGCCCGGCTTCTTCCAGCAGCGTTCATCGAGCCCTTGGGGTTCTACTGGGGGCTCGACCGGCACACGCCGCGGGCCCTGGGGATAA
- a CDS encoding DUF1674 domain-containing protein, with the protein MSMNDNTPSDRPIEGAAPGKPLSPAAQRALEEAAKRRLEIDARAAEIARQKELQGRGGLEPVRYEDWEVKGLASDF; encoded by the coding sequence ATGAGCATGAACGACAACACCCCCTCGGATCGCCCCATCGAAGGCGCCGCCCCCGGCAAGCCTCTGTCTCCCGCAGCCCAGCGCGCGCTGGAGGAGGCCGCGAAACGCCGCCTCGAGATCGATGCCCGCGCGGCCGAGATCGCCAGGCAGAAGGAACTCCAGGGCCGCGGCGGCCTCGAGCCCGTCCGCTACGAGGATTGGGAGGTGAAGGGCCTGGCGAGCGATTTTTGA
- a CDS encoding type II toxin-antitoxin system CcdA family antitoxin produces the protein MPKPAGQARDRRPTNVTLPVALVSEAKALDINVSQACESGLARSVAEARKARWLEENKDAIEAYNVMVERDGLPLDEFRQF, from the coding sequence ATGCCCAAGCCTGCCGGACAAGCGCGGGATCGGCGCCCAACCAATGTCACCCTTCCTGTCGCGCTCGTTTCCGAGGCGAAAGCCCTCGACATCAATGTCTCCCAGGCTTGCGAAAGCGGATTGGCTCGCTCGGTGGCGGAAGCCCGGAAAGCCCGTTGGCTGGAGGAAAACAAGGACGCCATCGAAGCCTACAACGTGATGGTCGAACGGGACGGGTTGCCGCTGGACGAGTTCCGGCAATTCTGA
- a CDS encoding CcdB family protein, whose product MGQFDVYAGIGRSTRLVVDLQSDILAPIATRIVAPLFQRSETPLLTELTPLVRLDGRDLVVMIPLLASIPVRELQRPVGSLATDQDAIKRALDVLFLGF is encoded by the coding sequence ATGGGCCAGTTCGACGTTTATGCCGGCATCGGCCGCTCCACCCGGCTTGTGGTCGATCTGCAATCCGACATCCTGGCACCGATCGCCACGCGCATCGTTGCGCCACTCTTCCAGCGGAGCGAGACACCACTCCTCACCGAACTGACTCCGCTGGTTCGCCTCGACGGGCGCGATCTCGTCGTGATGATCCCGCTCCTGGCGTCTATTCCCGTCCGCGAGTTGCAGCGCCCCGTCGGTTCCCTCGCCACCGATCAGGACGCGATCAAGCGGGCACTCGACGTTCTGTTCCTCGGCTTTTGA
- a CDS encoding carboxymuconolactone decarboxylase family protein gives MKARLIPFEVAPGALKPMIELEKNLTNSGLEHSLIELVKTRASQINGCAYCIHMHTKDARANGETEERLYLLSAWRESPLYSDRERAALAWTEALTLVSETHAPDEDYEELSRHFTPEEQVKLTLLIGAINTWNRIAIGFRSIHPVEASRVAA, from the coding sequence CTGAAAGCCCGGTTGATCCCCTTCGAGGTCGCACCTGGCGCCCTCAAGCCAATGATCGAGCTGGAAAAGAACCTGACGAACAGCGGTCTCGAGCACAGCCTGATCGAGCTGGTGAAGACCCGCGCCTCGCAGATCAACGGCTGCGCCTATTGCATCCACATGCACACCAAGGATGCCCGCGCCAACGGCGAGACCGAGGAGAGGCTTTATCTCCTGAGCGCCTGGCGGGAATCACCCCTCTACAGCGACCGCGAGCGGGCCGCGCTCGCCTGGACCGAGGCCCTGACGCTGGTGTCCGAGACCCATGCTCCCGATGAGGACTATGAGGAGCTCAGCCGGCACTTCACGCCCGAGGAGCAGGTCAAGCTGACGCTCCTGATCGGTGCGATCAACACCTGGAACCGGATCGCCATCGGCTTCCGTTCCATCCATCCGGTCGAGGCGAGCCGTGTCGCTGCCTGA
- a CDS encoding sigma-70 family RNA polymerase sigma factor encodes MSLPDGDAADRFQPLRPGLVRLAYRMLGSIAEAEDVVQEAYIRWHQTDRSAIREPGAFLSKTVTRLCLDILKSARVKRETYIGPWLPEPVLETEGADEMSEDLSMTLMLALERLSPLERAAFLLHDVFGLGFDEVATTLDRDPAAVRQLAARARKNVQADRPRYAIDREEGERMTDAFLAASRSGDLTALRTILAENVVAYTDGGGIRNAALNPLFGFHRVSGLFRGVARKTDFAMPPVLYKGLINGLPGYVTLEQDGVVQTTAIDIEDGRVVGIYIVRNPEKLGHLSDLPGSKTLS; translated from the coding sequence GTGTCGCTGCCTGACGGCGACGCCGCGGACCGGTTCCAGCCCCTCAGGCCGGGGCTGGTCCGCCTCGCCTACCGCATGCTCGGCTCCATCGCGGAAGCCGAGGATGTGGTGCAGGAGGCCTATATCCGCTGGCATCAGACGGACCGCTCCGCCATTCGCGAACCGGGCGCCTTCCTGTCCAAGACCGTCACGCGCCTGTGCCTCGACATCCTCAAATCGGCGCGGGTCAAGCGCGAGACCTATATCGGGCCCTGGCTGCCCGAGCCGGTTCTGGAAACGGAGGGCGCGGACGAGATGAGCGAGGACCTCTCCATGACGCTGATGCTGGCGCTGGAGCGGCTCTCGCCCCTCGAACGCGCGGCCTTCCTGCTGCACGACGTGTTCGGCCTCGGCTTCGACGAGGTCGCCACGACTTTGGACCGGGATCCGGCCGCCGTCCGCCAGCTCGCGGCGCGGGCGCGCAAGAATGTGCAGGCCGACAGGCCGCGCTATGCCATCGACCGCGAGGAGGGCGAGCGGATGACCGACGCCTTTCTCGCCGCCTCGCGCAGCGGCGACCTGACGGCTTTGCGGACGATCCTGGCCGAGAACGTGGTCGCCTATACCGATGGCGGCGGCATCCGCAACGCGGCGCTGAATCCGCTCTTCGGCTTCCACAGGGTCTCTGGCCTGTTCAGGGGCGTGGCGCGCAAGACGGACTTCGCCATGCCGCCTGTTCTCTACAAGGGCCTGATCAACGGGCTTCCCGGCTATGTCACCCTGGAACAGGACGGGGTCGTCCAGACCACGGCCATCGACATCGAGGATGGCCGTGTCGTCGGGATCTACATCGTGCGAAATCCCGAAAAGCTCGGGCACCTGTCGGATCTGCCGGGCTCCAAAACCCTTTCCTGA
- a CDS encoding class I SAM-dependent methyltransferase, giving the protein MAGAGETARLEMFRDLLSDAHRALDLQFGFELWDGSTIPADLPSYAMRLVIRRESVVAALLRRPNLDTALNAYVSGLLDLKNGTIFDLADQRPRGKVGRQLKGIGKLKALKTAYHFLRAPADMPRPLARVEDKADARDGRPQTNKQNVAYHYDVSNEFYQLFLDPEMVYTCAYFQPDWHDDIARAQVDKLDMICRKLRLKPGERLLDIGCGWGALICHAAQHYGVKATGVTLAEEQAALAREKVQRLGLQDRVEVLVKDFTQMEGEFDKISSIGMFEHVGIANHPSYFTAVHRLLRPRGLYLHHTIARRAKRSEKAFRKLKPEYKALTRYIFPGGELDHLGMSISNLERYGFEVHDVEAWREHYQRTTRLWWENLNARRKEAEALVGPEKTRMWLLYLAGCSLAFERAAVGVNQTLASKRTRGASGVPSSRADLYS; this is encoded by the coding sequence ATGGCTGGGGCAGGCGAGACGGCACGGCTGGAGATGTTCCGGGATCTGTTGAGCGATGCGCACCGCGCGCTCGATCTCCAGTTCGGTTTTGAGCTGTGGGACGGCTCGACGATCCCGGCGGATCTGCCGTCCTATGCCATGCGCCTCGTCATCAGGCGCGAGAGCGTGGTCGCGGCTCTTCTTCGCCGCCCGAACCTGGACACGGCGCTCAACGCCTATGTATCCGGGTTGCTCGATCTCAAGAATGGCACGATCTTCGACCTCGCCGACCAGCGGCCGCGCGGGAAGGTCGGGCGCCAGCTGAAGGGGATCGGCAAGCTCAAGGCACTGAAGACCGCCTATCACTTCCTGCGCGCGCCGGCCGACATGCCGCGCCCCCTCGCCCGGGTCGAGGACAAGGCGGACGCGCGGGATGGCAGGCCCCAGACCAACAAGCAGAACGTCGCCTACCATTACGATGTGTCGAATGAGTTCTATCAGCTCTTCCTCGACCCGGAGATGGTCTATACCTGCGCCTATTTCCAGCCGGACTGGCACGACGACATCGCCCGTGCTCAAGTCGACAAGCTCGACATGATCTGCCGCAAGCTGCGGCTCAAACCCGGCGAGCGTCTTCTCGACATCGGCTGCGGCTGGGGCGCTCTCATCTGCCACGCGGCGCAGCATTACGGCGTCAAGGCCACCGGCGTGACGCTCGCCGAGGAGCAGGCGGCTTTGGCGCGGGAGAAGGTGCAGCGCTTAGGGCTGCAGGACCGGGTCGAGGTGCTGGTGAAGGATTTCACACAGATGGAAGGCGAGTTCGACAAGATCTCCTCCATCGGCATGTTCGAGCATGTCGGGATCGCCAACCACCCGTCCTATTTCACCGCCGTGCATCGCCTGCTGCGCCCGCGGGGATTGTATCTCCATCACACCATCGCGCGGCGCGCCAAGCGCAGCGAAAAAGCCTTCCGCAAGCTGAAGCCCGAATACAAGGCGCTCACCCGCTACATCTTCCCCGGCGGCGAGCTCGATCATCTCGGCATGTCCATCTCCAACCTGGAGCGCTACGGCTTCGAGGTCCACGACGTGGAGGCCTGGCGCGAGCATTACCAGCGCACCACGCGGCTGTGGTGGGAAAACCTCAACGCCCGCCGGAAAGAGGCGGAGGCGCTCGTCGGGCCGGAGAAGACGCGCATGTGGCTGCTCTATCTCGCCGGCTGCTCGCTCGCCTTCGAGCGTGCGGCGGTGGGCGTCAACCAGACGCTCGCCTCCAAGCGCACGCGCGGAGCCTCTGGCGTGCCGTCGAGCCGGGCGGATTTGTATTCATAA
- a CDS encoding L,D-transpeptidase, giving the protein MCVRTAFAMAAMIGIAFSAASASAREVVPFDGRVSPGTVLIKTGERKLYFVRGDGTALRYRVAVGKPGKQWFGEAQIDGKYVRPAWSPPAEVKHDNPRLPDVIPGGAPNNPMGARALTLSLDEYAIHGTNRPSSIGTYASYGCIRMLNEDIVHLYDQVSVGTRVVVVP; this is encoded by the coding sequence ATGTGTGTGCGCACCGCATTCGCCATGGCCGCCATGATCGGCATCGCTTTCAGCGCCGCAAGCGCATCCGCCCGCGAGGTCGTGCCCTTCGACGGGCGCGTTTCACCGGGCACCGTTCTCATCAAGACCGGCGAGCGTAAGCTCTATTTCGTGCGCGGCGACGGCACCGCCCTGCGCTACCGGGTGGCGGTGGGCAAGCCCGGCAAGCAATGGTTCGGCGAGGCGCAGATCGACGGCAAATATGTCCGCCCGGCCTGGTCGCCGCCGGCGGAGGTCAAGCACGACAACCCGCGTCTGCCCGACGTGATCCCCGGCGGCGCGCCGAACAATCCCATGGGCGCACGGGCGCTCACCCTCAGCCTCGACGAATACGCCATCCACGGCACCAACCGCCCGAGCTCCATCGGCACCTACGCGTCCTACGGCTGCATCCGCATGCTCAACGAGGACATCGTCCATCTCTACGATCAGGTGAGCGTCGGCACGCGCGTGGTGGTGGTGCCGTAA
- a CDS encoding DUF6356 family protein: MSLKHLFTDHPESVGESYFEHMNVALSFAGPLLAAGMAALVHAFLPFLFLTTASRTVKQLHARMVNRRPQQVSHDADDRMLAWDPVI, translated from the coding sequence ATGTCCTTGAAGCATCTTTTCACCGATCATCCGGAATCCGTGGGCGAAAGTTATTTCGAGCACATGAATGTCGCCCTGAGCTTCGCCGGCCCGCTTCTCGCCGCCGGTATGGCGGCCCTGGTCCACGCCTTCCTGCCCTTCCTCTTCCTCACGACCGCCAGCCGCACGGTGAAGCAGCTGCATGCGCGAATGGTGAACCGTCGTCCGCAGCAGGTTTCGCATGACGCCGACGACCGCATGCTGGCCTGGGATCCGGTGATCTGA